A portion of the Haemorhous mexicanus isolate bHaeMex1 chromosome 3, bHaeMex1.pri, whole genome shotgun sequence genome contains these proteins:
- the LATS1 gene encoding serine/threonine-protein kinase LATS1 isoform X2, protein MKRSEKPEGYRQMRPKTFPASNYTGSSQQMLQEIRESLRNLPKPSDAAKAEHSMGKMLPEDPRQGRNPPKFVTYHKVLQEIRNSLLPFANEATSAVKGTSEVNRQMLQDLQAAGFDEDMVIQALRQTNNRSIEAAIEFISKMSYQDPRREQMVAAAARPVNAGMKPPGAVQQSVNRKQSWKGSKESLVPQRHGPSLAEGVVYRSESPSSQPDVGRPLSGSGIAAFAQAHPANGQRVNPPPLPQIRSVTPPPPPPRGQTPPPRGTTPPPPSWEPNSQTKRYSGNMEYVISRISPVPPGAWQDGYPPPPMNPSPMNSSAQGQRGMSAVPIGRQPIIMQSSANSKFSFPSGRAGMQNGNCQAEFIVHQNVVSGNSVSRQPPPYPMNPTNRQSPTALQMQAGGSAPPSAYTNGNIPQAIMVPNRNSHNLELYNTNVAGIPASWSQPSPVQPQSSPGNGHDLPAWQPSIPVRSNSFNNHHGSRQSHSGSSQPSATTVTAITPAPIQQPVKSMRVLKPELQTALAPTHPSWMPQPVQTVQTIPFSDGPSTNMAVMSPVAEAPNYQGPPPPYPKHLLHQNPSVNLYEAGPKLNKEEPPPLSREDENEKNYECVDSTDKEKKQITTSPVPVRKNKKDEERRESRIQSYSPQAFKFFMEQHVENILKSHQQRLHRKKQLENEMMRVGLSPEARDQMRKMLCQKESNYIRLRRAKMDKSMFVKIKTLGVGAFGEVCLARKVDTNALYATKTLRKKDVLLRNQVAHVKAERDILAEADNEWVVRLYYSFQDKDNLYFVMDYIPGGDMMSLLIRMGVFPENLARFYTAELTCAVESVHKMGFIHRDIKPDNILIDRDGHIKLTDFGLCTGFRWTHDSKYYQSGDHARQDSMDFSSEWGDPANCRCGDRLKPLERRAARQHQRCLAHSLVGTPNYIAPEVLLRTGYTQLCDWWSVGVILFEMLVGQPPFLAQTPLETQMKVINWQTALHIPPQAKLTPEASDLIIKLCRGPEDRLGKNGADEIKAHPFFKTIDFSSDLRRQSAFYIPKIAHPTDTSNFDPVDPDKLWSDDDKEGNRNDTLNGWYKNGKHPEHAFYEFTFRRFFDDNGYPYNNPKPIEYEYGSSQNSEQQSDDDDDDEQASRGVQSRDLVYV, encoded by the exons ATGAAGAGAAGTGAGAAGCCAGAAGGTTATAGACAAATGAGGCCTAAAACTTTTCCTGCCAGTAATTacactggcagcagccagcagatgCTACAGGAAATACGAGAGAGCCTCAGGAATTTGCCTAAACCCTCAGATGCTGCTAAAGCTGAACACAGCATGGGCAAAATGTTACCTGAAGATCCTAGACAAGGccgaaatccccccaaatttgtAACATATCATAAGGTTTTGCAGGAGATAAGAAACTCACTTCTGCCTTTTGCAAATGAAGCGACCTCAGCTGTCAAAGGAACATCAGAAGTTAATCGACAGATGCTGCAAGACTTGCAAGCTGCTGGCTTTGATGAG GATATGGTTATACAAGCTCTTAGACAAACTAACAACCGTAGTATAGAGGCTGCCATTGAATTTATAAGTAAAATGAGCTACCAGGATCCTCGTCGGGAACAGATggttgcagcagcagcaagaccTGTAAACGCAGGTATGAAACCACCAG GGGCTGTCCAGCAGTCAGTTAACCgcaagcagagctggaagggttCTAAGGAGTCCCTGGTTCCTCAGCGGCACGGCCCTTCCCTGGCAGAGGGTGTGGTTTATCGCTCGGAAAGTCCCAGCTCGCAGCCCGATGTAGGAAGGCCATTATCTGGATCTGGCATTGCGGCATTTGCTCAGGCTCATCCTGCCAATGGACAAAGAGTGAATCCCCCACCTCTACCGCAGATAAGGAGTgtcactcctcctcctccacctcctcgGGGGCAGACACCCCCTCCAAGGGGAACTACTCCTCCACCTCCTTCCTGGGAGCCAAATTCTCAAACAAAGCGGTACTCTGGAAACATGGAATATGTCATCTCCCGTATTTCTCCTGTGCCACCAGGAGCATGGCAGGATGGTTATCCACCTCCACCTATGAATCCTTCTCCTATGAATTCATCTGCACAGGGTCAGAGAGGCATGAGTGCTGTCCCCATTGGCAGGCAACCAATAATCATGCAGAGTTCTGCCAACAGCAAATTTAGTTTTCCCTCAGGAAGAGCTGGAATGCAAAATGGCAACTGTCAGGCAGAATTCATAGTTCACCAGAATGTGGTGTCTGGAAATTCAGTGAGTCGCCAGCCACCCCCGTACCCAATGAATCCAACTAACAGGCAGAgtcccacagcactgcagatgcAGGCAGGAGGATCTGCTCCTCCTTCAGCATACACCAATGGGAATATTCCTCAGGCGATAATGGTGCCAAACAGAAACAGTCACAACCTGGAACTTTACAACACAAATGTGGCTGGAATACCTGCATCCTGGTCACAGCCTTCCCCTGTGCAGCCGCAGTCATCGCCGGGCAATGGGCACGACTTGCCTGCATGGCAGCCCAGTATTCCCGTGCGCTCAAACTCCTTCAACAACCATCACGGCAGCAGGCAGAGTCACTcgggcagctcccagccttcAGCCACCACCGTCACAGCCATAACGCCAGCTCCCATTCAGCAGCCAGTGAAAAGCATGCGAGTGCTGAAACCAGAGCTACAGACTGCCTTGGCACCCACTCACCCTTCCTGGATGCCGCAGCCCGTGCAAACTGTTCAGACCATTCCCTTCTCCGACGGTCCCTCTACCAATATGGCAGTTATGTCTCCTGTTGCAGAGGCACCAAATTACCAGGGTCCCCCACCACCTTACCCTAAACACTTGTTACATCAGAATCCTTCCGTCAATCTGTATGAGGCAGGACCCAAGCTCAACAAGGAGGAGCCACCTCCTTTATCCAGGGAGGATGAGAATGAAAAGAATTACGAATGTGTTGATTCAACagataaagaaaagaaacaaattacaACCTCACCTGTTCCTGTtagaaaaaacaagaaagatgaagaaagaAGAGAGTCTCGCATTCAAAGTTATTCCCCTCAAGCCTTTAAATTCTTCATGGAACAGCATGTGGAGAATATACTCAAGTCACACCAGCAACGTTTGCACCGGAAAAAACAGCTAGAGAATGAAATGATGCGG GTTGGATTGTCACCAGAAGCCCGGGATCAAATGAGGAAAATGTTGTGCCAGAAAGAGTCAAATTACATTCGGCTAAGAAGAGCTAAAATGGACAAGTCAATGtttgtaaaaattaaaaccctGGGAGTTGGTGCATTTGGAGAAGTTTGCCTAGCAAGAAAGGTGGATACTAACGCTCTATATGCAACAAAgactctgaggaaaaaagatgTCTTGCTTAGAAATCAAGTTGCTCATGTTAAAGCTGAGCGGGATATCCTTGCAGAAGCTGATAATGAATGGGTAGTCCGCCTGTACTATTCATTCCAAGATAAGGACAATTTGTACTTTGTAATGGACTACATTCCAGGAGGTGATATGATGAGTCTCCTAATTAGAATGGGTGTCTTCCCAGAAAACCTGGCACGGTTCTACACAGCAGAACTGACGTGTGCAGTTGAGAGTGTTCATAAAATGGGCTTCATCCACAGAGATATTAAACCTGACAATATCTTGATAGACCGTGACGGTCATATCAAACTGACTGACTTCGGGCTCTGTACTGGTTTTCGATGGACCCATGACTCAAAATACTACCAGAGTG GTGATCATGCCCGTCAGGACAGCATGGATTTCAGCAGTGAGTGGGGTGACCCGGCCAACTGCAGGTGTGGGGATCGGCTGAAGCCGCTGGAGCGCAGGGCTGCACGGCAGCACCAGCGCTGCCTGGCCCATTCCCTGGTGGGCACACCCAACTACATTGCACCTGAAGTGTTGTTACGAACAG GTTACACACAGTTATGTGACTGGTGGAGTGTTGGAGTAATTCTCTTTGAGATGCTAGTGGGGCAGCCTCCATTCCTGGCACAAACGCCACTGGAAACACAAATGAAG GTTATCAACTGGCAAACTGCACTTCATATTCCACCTCAGGCTAAATTGACTCCAGAGGCCTCCGACCTCATTATTAAACTCTGCCGAGGACCAGAAGATCGTTTGGGCAAAAACGGTGCAGATGAAATCAAAGCTCATccatttttcaaaacaattgATTTTTCCAGCGATCTGCGGCGACAGTCTGCTTTCTACATTCCCAAAATTGCTCATCCTACGGACACGTCAAACTTTGATCCAGTTGATCCAGATAAATTGTGGAGTGATGATGATAAGGAGGGGAACAGAAATGATACCCTCAATGGGTGgtacaaaaatggaaaacatcCTGAACACGCTTTTTATGAGTTCACCTTCCGAAGGTTTTTTGATGACAATGGCTACCCATACAACAATCCAAAGCCCATTGAGTATGAGTATGGTAGTTCCCAAAACTCAGAACAGCAGtcagatgatgatgatgatgatgaacaGGCAAGTAGAGGAGTTCAGAGTCGTGATCTGGTTTATGTTTAG